The following are encoded in a window of Bordetella genomosp. 10 genomic DNA:
- a CDS encoding ABC transporter substrate-binding protein, whose protein sequence is MHTKRVGYVVSGVLLATLSHTAPAADLTVAAFGGQWEQSLRQCDIAAFEKATGKKVDVVLGTPVQWINQIAASPEHPPFDVIFIPSDYAFDVAQRGMAQKITPENAPNVKDLTPYFADIGKGYGVVHNYGSMGIIYNKKTVKNPPKSWQDFIKGTLAGDWTAAMPSINYPGSTSVNIWNFAKLEGGDEHNIQPGLDIIKKMQKSGNLEFWTDPNQVLNGLKSGEFDLAMYWDGRAWAFIDDGNKDNFGYISPAPGAVAAMTWTQVIKNARPLAMEFANFTMSAEAQGCFGSSIRYGVGNSKAKFDPAVEHEITKFDQLAFPPFVEINKLQNQWVEAWNKQIGR, encoded by the coding sequence ATGCACACGAAACGAGTTGGGTACGTAGTTTCCGGCGTTCTTCTCGCCACGCTGTCCCACACGGCGCCAGCGGCCGACCTGACGGTCGCCGCGTTCGGCGGCCAATGGGAACAAAGCCTCCGCCAATGCGACATCGCGGCCTTCGAAAAGGCCACGGGCAAGAAGGTGGACGTGGTCCTGGGCACACCCGTGCAATGGATCAACCAGATCGCCGCCAGCCCCGAGCATCCGCCCTTCGACGTGATATTCATCCCTTCGGACTATGCCTTCGACGTAGCCCAGCGCGGCATGGCCCAGAAGATTACCCCGGAGAACGCGCCCAACGTCAAAGACCTCACCCCTTATTTCGCCGACATAGGCAAGGGCTACGGCGTGGTGCACAACTACGGCTCCATGGGCATCATCTACAACAAGAAGACGGTAAAGAACCCGCCCAAGTCCTGGCAGGACTTCATCAAGGGCACGCTGGCCGGCGACTGGACGGCGGCCATGCCGTCCATCAACTACCCGGGATCCACCAGCGTCAATATCTGGAACTTCGCCAAGCTCGAAGGCGGCGACGAGCACAACATCCAGCCCGGCCTGGACATCATCAAGAAGATGCAGAAGAGCGGGAACCTGGAGTTCTGGACCGATCCCAACCAGGTGCTCAACGGCCTGAAAAGCGGCGAGTTCGACCTGGCCATGTATTGGGACGGCCGCGCCTGGGCCTTCATCGACGACGGCAACAAGGACAATTTCGGCTATATCAGCCCGGCGCCCGGCGCGGTGGCCGCCATGACCTGGACCCAGGTCATCAAGAACGCCCGCCCGCTGGCCATGGAGTTCGCCAACTTCACCATGAGCGCCGAAGCCCAGGGCTGCTTCGGCAGCAGCATCCGCTACGGCGTGGGCAATTCCAAGGCGAAATTCGATCCGGCCGTCGAGCACGAAATCACCAAGTTCGACCAACTGGCCTTCCCGCCGTTCGTGGAGATCAACAAGCTCCAGAACCAGTGGGTGGAAGCCTGGAACAAGCAGATCGGACGCTGA
- a CDS encoding LysR family transcriptional regulator: MNLRTLKYFVAIADAGSLTAAAEAIAIAQPALSRQMHALEEEMGVPLLQRTARGVRLTQAGVTLYEAAQRMLDEAQRVKRQLAGPAESGESRVVLGVSPTLSRVLVPGLFERCHRTLDRMQLVVREAFTPELLDMLEKGMLDMAIITSMGASAGRPLALHPLVGEPFALATPKSMKMDPIISLAELSRIPLLMTTLHRTVVERQLQPMGVHLNIHSEIDSVDAIRELVHEGDWCTLMPVSVFKEPRSAASVTLTEVSGVQLNRHLMMATRIEGAPSTALAALREIVLAELARLNRLCVFNFGKKRARSK; this comes from the coding sequence GTGAACCTCCGTACCTTGAAATACTTCGTGGCGATCGCCGACGCGGGCAGCCTGACGGCCGCCGCCGAGGCCATCGCGATCGCGCAGCCGGCGCTCAGCCGGCAAATGCACGCGCTGGAAGAAGAGATGGGCGTGCCCCTGCTGCAGCGCACCGCGCGCGGCGTGCGCCTGACCCAGGCCGGCGTGACGCTCTACGAGGCCGCGCAGCGCATGCTGGACGAGGCCCAGCGCGTGAAGCGCCAGTTGGCCGGGCCGGCGGAAAGCGGCGAAAGCCGCGTGGTCCTCGGCGTGTCCCCCACCCTGTCGCGCGTGCTGGTGCCCGGCCTGTTCGAGCGCTGCCACCGCACGCTGGACCGGATGCAACTGGTCGTGCGCGAGGCCTTTACGCCCGAACTGCTGGACATGCTGGAGAAAGGCATGCTGGACATGGCCATCATCACCAGCATGGGCGCCAGCGCGGGCCGTCCGCTCGCGCTGCATCCGCTGGTGGGCGAACCGTTCGCGCTGGCCACGCCGAAGTCCATGAAGATGGATCCCATCATTTCGCTGGCCGAACTGTCCCGCATCCCGCTGCTGATGACCACGCTGCACCGCACCGTGGTGGAACGCCAGCTCCAACCCATGGGCGTGCACCTGAACATTCACTCGGAAATCGATTCGGTCGACGCCATCCGCGAACTGGTGCACGAGGGCGACTGGTGCACGCTGATGCCGGTGTCGGTGTTCAAGGAGCCGCGCAGCGCCGCCAGCGTCACGCTCACCGAGGTGTCCGGCGTCCAGTTGAACCGCCACCTGATGATGGCGACCCGCATCGAGGGCGCCCCCAGCACCGCGCTGGCGGCGCTGCGCGAGATCGTGCTCGCGGAATTGGCCAGGCTCAACCGCCTGTGCGTCTTCAATTTCGGCAAGAAACGAGCCAGATCAAAGTGA
- a CDS encoding cupin domain-containing protein — translation MTPTAQAQAPAQAGLNKPQIFHPDQMKAYERGGGARTIPLASASKGAEAFINGITEFGPGARIPFHYHNCEESVMLLEGDAMFDIDGQEFHLKPMDTTWIPAGVPHRFRNLSETEGMKILWIYGSVNATRTLVETGETRPITAEHKG, via the coding sequence ATGACCCCCACCGCGCAAGCCCAGGCCCCGGCGCAGGCCGGCCTCAACAAGCCCCAGATCTTCCATCCGGACCAGATGAAGGCTTACGAGCGCGGCGGCGGCGCCCGCACCATTCCGCTGGCCAGCGCCTCCAAGGGCGCGGAAGCCTTCATCAACGGCATTACCGAATTCGGGCCCGGCGCCAGGATTCCCTTCCACTATCACAACTGTGAAGAGAGCGTCATGCTGCTGGAGGGCGACGCCATGTTCGACATCGACGGACAGGAATTCCACCTCAAGCCCATGGACACCACCTGGATCCCGGCCGGCGTCCCGCACCGCTTCCGCAACCTGTCGGAGACCGAGGGAATGAAAATCCTGTGGATCTACGGCTCGGTCAACGCGACCCGCACCTTGGTGGAGACCGGCGAAACGCGGCCGATCACGGCGGAGCACAAGGGCTGA
- a CDS encoding hydantoinase/oxoprolinase family protein, with the protein MAYRIGVDIGGSFTDFALFDEETQTLKSLKTFSRPDQPGAEVMTGIALAEERYGIKPRDISYFTHGTTVGINTVIQRKGLKLALFATEGFRDVLEIGRLKIADMYNLLSKRPEPLIPRDMVFGIPGRLDAAGEELEPLDEDAVKAAVKAAQAAKADGIVVSLLHSYRNPAHEMRVKDVILSVAPGMSVFCSSVTWPIIREYERTVTTVIGGYVQPRVAQYLGSLQKALAEAGVRGEPRLTKSNGGVMTAEQGKQDCVQMILSGTASGVIGAAYVAKVAGIDRCMSLDIGGTSADVAIIIDGAPQYGVGELIGEFQIYIPSVSVSSIGEGGGSIAWVDGQNVLRVGPESAGSTPGPACYGRGGTRATITDAFVAMGAIGHSDLGYNAVKVDREASRRVVGELAEKLKSSVEETAEAIVNIAVSGMYTDTSALISRFGIDPREFSLLGFGGAGPMLACFLARELRMKEVVIPTTPGVLSALGGLIADVKNDFLSTVYVDAAPASMARIAEEFDALEARAVHWLREGQGYRGDYELIPSAEMRYRGQSFEIDTRLDVDAIRRGDMQALIDAFHQEHKRLYGHADPEAAVQVISIRLVISGKTIKPEFPRLALDRSAATPKGHVRVWMDGAPHDAAHYWRADLKPGQYFGGPAIVAQEDCTTVVPPGYAARVDAYGNLRITEGEQA; encoded by the coding sequence ATGGCATATCGCATAGGCGTCGACATCGGCGGCTCCTTCACGGACTTCGCCCTGTTCGACGAAGAGACGCAGACACTGAAGAGCCTGAAGACCTTCTCCCGCCCGGACCAGCCGGGCGCCGAGGTGATGACCGGCATCGCCCTGGCCGAGGAGCGCTACGGCATCAAGCCGCGCGATATCTCCTACTTCACGCATGGCACCACGGTGGGCATCAACACCGTCATCCAGCGCAAGGGCCTGAAGCTGGCGCTGTTCGCCACGGAAGGCTTTCGCGACGTGCTGGAGATCGGCCGCCTGAAGATCGCCGATATGTACAACCTGCTTTCCAAGCGTCCCGAGCCGCTGATTCCCCGGGACATGGTGTTCGGCATCCCGGGCCGCCTGGACGCCGCGGGCGAGGAGCTGGAGCCGCTGGACGAGGATGCCGTGAAGGCCGCGGTCAAGGCCGCGCAGGCGGCGAAGGCCGACGGCATCGTGGTCTCGCTGCTGCATTCCTACCGCAATCCGGCGCACGAGATGCGCGTCAAGGACGTGATCCTCTCGGTGGCCCCCGGCATGTCCGTGTTCTGCTCCAGCGTGACCTGGCCCATTATCCGGGAATACGAACGCACGGTGACCACGGTGATCGGCGGCTATGTGCAGCCACGCGTGGCCCAATATCTGGGATCCCTGCAGAAGGCCCTGGCCGAGGCCGGCGTGCGCGGCGAGCCCCGCCTGACCAAGTCCAACGGCGGCGTGATGACGGCCGAGCAGGGCAAGCAGGACTGCGTGCAGATGATCCTGTCGGGAACGGCCTCCGGCGTGATCGGCGCGGCCTATGTCGCCAAGGTCGCCGGCATCGACCGCTGCATGAGCCTGGACATCGGCGGCACCAGCGCCGACGTGGCCATCATCATCGACGGCGCGCCCCAATACGGCGTGGGCGAGCTGATCGGCGAATTCCAGATCTATATCCCGTCGGTCTCGGTCAGCTCCATCGGCGAAGGCGGCGGCTCCATCGCCTGGGTGGACGGCCAGAACGTGTTGCGCGTCGGCCCCGAAAGCGCCGGATCCACCCCGGGCCCCGCCTGCTACGGCCGGGGCGGCACGCGCGCCACCATCACGGACGCCTTCGTCGCCATGGGCGCCATCGGCCATTCCGACCTGGGCTACAACGCGGTCAAGGTCGACCGCGAAGCCTCGCGCCGCGTCGTCGGCGAACTGGCGGAGAAGTTGAAGAGCAGCGTCGAGGAAACCGCCGAGGCCATCGTCAATATCGCCGTCTCCGGCATGTACACCGATACCTCGGCGCTGATTTCCCGGTTCGGCATAGACCCGCGCGAGTTCTCCCTGCTCGGGTTCGGCGGCGCCGGACCGATGCTGGCCTGCTTCCTGGCGCGGGAACTGCGCATGAAGGAAGTCGTGATCCCGACCACGCCGGGCGTGCTGTCGGCGCTGGGCGGCCTCATCGCCGACGTCAAGAACGATTTTCTCTCCACCGTCTACGTGGACGCGGCGCCGGCCTCCATGGCGCGCATCGCCGAAGAGTTCGACGCGCTGGAAGCGCGGGCCGTCCACTGGCTGCGCGAGGGCCAGGGCTATCGCGGCGACTACGAACTGATTCCCTCTGCCGAGATGCGCTATCGCGGACAGAGTTTCGAGATAGACACGCGCCTGGACGTCGACGCCATCCGCCGCGGCGACATGCAGGCGCTGATCGACGCATTCCACCAGGAACACAAGCGCCTCTACGGCCACGCCGATCCCGAGGCCGCCGTGCAGGTCATCAGCATCCGGCTGGTCATCTCGGGCAAGACCATCAAGCCCGAATTCCCGCGCCTGGCGCTGGACCGCAGCGCCGCCACGCCCAAGGGCCACGTGCGGGTATGGATGGACGGCGCCCCGCACGACGCGGCGCATTACTGGCGCGCCGACCTCAAGCCCGGCCAATACTTCGGCGGGCCGGCCATCGTCGCGCAGGAAGACTGCACGACCGTCGTCCCGCCCGGCTACGCCGCCCGCGTGGACGCGTACGGCAATCTCCGCATTACCGAAGGGGAGCAAGCGTGA
- a CDS encoding hydantoinase B/oxoprolinase family protein, producing MKHTNMTLQVLANYCAAVAESMGWTLMRTAYSTFVKETEDFSCQVMTAQGLTVASPKTFGATWYTGLDYSGVIDRFDYREGDICVVSDPYSGFVATHAPDLHMWKPVFWEGELMCFVGNHVHNTDVGGAVPASLSRSLTECYQEGLRIPPMRLMRDGKLNEDLLQIINTNVRLPEQNWGDLNAQIACANVGERKIHEVIGRFGKEAFRAGMSQLLDYADAQARSVIRGLPDGEYFFADYADEDQANGYPVRVCVTLKIHGDTMTLDYTGSDPQLVSSMNVPTGGNERHSLAMVGAVYALYCLDPTITLNAGLMRPVRAVLPEGTVMNAVKPAAVGMRSLMCNLSQVATIGAFCRVVPDRMPASPGSGMSIMNVKTSTRDGRPVMASIGPVAGGAGGGPLRDGAEGCGANMSYLKNTPVEINEAEVPIRIRRYGLVQDSGGPGRYRGGSGLEMEFQLFAPQSMVTARNRDRSRFAAWGLAGGKAGKPSRFARNPDTPQCVELGSIDIVNCDPGDVILIQGPGAGGYGDPLLRPADLVRQDVARGFISRTSAREDYGVVLGSDLVVDHAATEALRASRIREPVPPATFGHSASRVEYEKVWTHARYAALTALLAQLPVSWRYFIKHQIFRAVGNAPPAGEDDGSDIYECFDEIARRFTELPAVARPRELASA from the coding sequence GTGAAGCACACCAATATGACATTGCAGGTCCTGGCCAACTACTGCGCCGCCGTCGCCGAAAGCATGGGCTGGACGTTGATGCGCACGGCCTACTCCACCTTCGTGAAAGAGACCGAGGATTTCTCCTGCCAGGTGATGACCGCCCAGGGCCTGACCGTGGCCTCGCCCAAGACCTTCGGCGCGACGTGGTACACGGGCCTGGACTACAGCGGCGTCATCGACCGCTTCGATTACCGCGAAGGGGACATCTGCGTGGTGTCCGATCCCTACTCCGGCTTCGTCGCCACCCACGCCCCCGACCTGCACATGTGGAAGCCGGTCTTCTGGGAAGGCGAGCTGATGTGCTTCGTCGGCAACCATGTGCACAACACCGACGTCGGCGGCGCCGTGCCCGCCTCGCTGTCGCGCAGCCTGACCGAGTGCTACCAGGAAGGCCTGCGCATTCCGCCCATGCGGCTCATGCGCGACGGCAAGCTCAATGAAGACCTGCTGCAGATCATCAACACCAACGTGCGGCTGCCCGAGCAGAACTGGGGCGACCTGAACGCGCAGATCGCCTGCGCCAACGTCGGCGAACGCAAGATCCACGAAGTCATCGGGCGCTTCGGCAAGGAAGCCTTCCGCGCCGGCATGTCGCAACTGCTGGACTATGCCGACGCCCAGGCCCGCAGCGTCATCCGCGGCCTGCCCGACGGCGAGTACTTCTTCGCCGACTACGCCGACGAGGACCAGGCCAACGGCTATCCGGTGCGCGTCTGCGTGACGCTGAAAATCCATGGCGACACGATGACCCTGGACTACACCGGCAGCGATCCGCAACTGGTCTCGTCCATGAACGTGCCCACCGGCGGCAACGAACGCCATTCGCTGGCCATGGTGGGCGCGGTCTATGCGCTGTACTGCCTGGATCCCACCATTACCTTGAACGCCGGCCTGATGCGCCCGGTGCGCGCCGTCCTTCCCGAAGGAACGGTCATGAACGCGGTCAAGCCCGCCGCCGTGGGCATGCGTAGCCTGATGTGCAACCTGTCCCAGGTCGCGACGATCGGCGCGTTCTGCCGCGTGGTGCCGGACCGTATGCCCGCGTCGCCCGGCAGCGGCATGTCCATCATGAACGTCAAGACCTCGACGCGCGACGGCCGTCCGGTCATGGCCTCCATCGGGCCGGTGGCGGGCGGCGCCGGCGGCGGTCCGCTGCGCGACGGCGCCGAGGGTTGCGGCGCCAACATGTCCTACCTGAAGAACACCCCGGTGGAAATCAACGAGGCCGAGGTGCCCATACGCATACGCCGCTACGGTCTGGTGCAGGATTCCGGCGGCCCCGGCCGATACCGCGGGGGCTCGGGACTCGAAATGGAGTTCCAGCTCTTCGCGCCGCAGTCCATGGTGACGGCGCGCAATCGCGACCGGTCGCGCTTCGCGGCCTGGGGCCTGGCGGGCGGCAAGGCCGGCAAGCCGTCGCGCTTCGCCCGCAACCCCGACACGCCGCAATGCGTGGAACTGGGTTCGATAGACATCGTGAATTGCGATCCCGGCGACGTCATCCTGATCCAGGGGCCCGGCGCCGGCGGCTACGGCGACCCGCTGCTGCGCCCGGCGGACCTGGTCCGGCAGGACGTGGCGCGCGGCTTCATTTCGCGAACCAGCGCGCGGGAAGACTATGGCGTGGTCCTGGGGTCCGACCTCGTGGTGGACCACGCCGCCACCGAGGCGCTGCGGGCCTCGCGCATCCGCGAGCCGGTTCCCCCGGCCACCTTCGGCCACAGCGCGTCCCGCGTCGAATACGAAAAGGTCTGGACGCATGCGCGCTATGCGGCACTGACGGCCCTGCTGGCGCAATTGCCCGTGTCCTGGCGCTACTTCATCAAGCACCAGATCTTCCGCGCGGTGGGCAATGCGCCGCCCGCCGGCGAGGACGACGGCAGCGACATCTACGAATGCTTCGACGAGATCGCGCGCCGCTTCACCGAACTACCCGCGGTCGCGCGCCCGCGTGAACTGGCATCCGCCTGA
- a CDS encoding Bug family tripartite tricarboxylate transporter substrate binding protein produces MTTRRCRSRRRLILGAAGSLALLALPTRSGAQSNYPDHPIQLIVPYGAGGAVDILARSIGELMGMQLGKPIVVQNRPGAGSNIGSQLVARAAPDGYTLLMASPANAINQYLYPKMPYDVFKDLEPVGLAAQIPIVLVAAPSVTATTVADVIKRGKDRKNPITVASGGSGSTEHLAAELFKMHTGIEFTHVPYQGGAAAFPDLMSGRVQFMFTNLLGVLPLIRGGKLKVIAVADDIRSPLIPDVPTLSESGVQGMNVSVWYGFMAPKGVPGAVVQRLNDAMRKALSDPALKDRLQQSGARILAKSPKDFAVFLKAESTRWGDVIRTAHIKLE; encoded by the coding sequence ATGACGACGCGCCGTTGCCGCAGCCGGCGCCGATTGATCCTCGGTGCGGCCGGAAGCCTTGCTCTCCTGGCGCTGCCGACACGGTCAGGCGCCCAATCCAATTATCCGGATCATCCTATCCAATTGATCGTGCCTTATGGCGCGGGGGGCGCCGTCGACATCCTGGCACGCTCCATCGGCGAACTGATGGGCATGCAACTGGGGAAGCCCATCGTCGTCCAGAATCGGCCGGGGGCGGGAAGCAATATCGGATCTCAATTAGTCGCGAGAGCGGCGCCGGACGGCTACACGTTGTTGATGGCATCGCCTGCCAATGCCATCAACCAATATCTGTATCCGAAGATGCCGTACGATGTCTTCAAGGATTTGGAGCCCGTCGGCCTGGCCGCGCAAATCCCCATCGTATTGGTGGCGGCGCCGTCCGTTACGGCCACCACCGTCGCGGACGTGATAAAGCGCGGCAAGGATCGCAAAAACCCGATAACGGTGGCATCGGGAGGCAGTGGTTCGACCGAGCATCTCGCCGCCGAGCTGTTCAAGATGCACACCGGCATCGAATTTACCCATGTCCCCTACCAGGGCGGGGCGGCCGCCTTTCCCGACCTGATGAGCGGGCGCGTCCAATTCATGTTCACCAACCTGCTGGGCGTGCTTCCGCTCATACGCGGCGGAAAGCTGAAAGTCATCGCCGTCGCGGACGATATACGTTCCCCGCTGATTCCGGACGTGCCCACATTATCGGAATCCGGTGTGCAGGGAATGAACGTGTCCGTCTGGTATGGATTCATGGCGCCCAAGGGCGTGCCCGGCGCAGTCGTCCAACGCCTGAACGACGCCATGCGCAAGGCGCTCTCCGATCCGGCGTTGAAGGATCGCTTGCAGCAAAGCGGCGCCCGCATCCTGGCCAAGTCTCCGAAGGATTTCGCCGTTTTCCTGAAAGCGGAATCCACGCGTTGGGGGGACGTCATCCGCACGGCGCATATCAAGCTCGAGTGA
- a CDS encoding SDR family NAD(P)-dependent oxidoreductase, which yields MSVEGRIAIVTGSSGGIGAATARALSEAGATVVGVDVREPAGKAMRCAAFHLADVRIPKTFRDVVSSVLEHHHRIDLLVNVAGVGSTGPSEGISEAEWDRVLEINLKGTFFCCQAVIPGMKKQGGGSIVNIGSVVGKNGGNARCWIDPDEQSGVSNAAYGAAKAGVHLLTAYLARELAASRIRVNAVAPGPIATPMTTVFPEALRSLIPVGRMGQLDDVANAVLFLADGRNSFITGEVLDVNGGIWCD from the coding sequence ATGAGTGTCGAAGGCCGCATCGCCATAGTCACGGGCTCGTCGGGAGGCATCGGCGCGGCAACCGCGCGCGCATTGTCGGAAGCGGGGGCGACGGTTGTCGGCGTGGATGTCCGGGAACCGGCCGGCAAGGCGATGCGGTGCGCGGCGTTCCACCTCGCCGACGTCCGCATTCCGAAGACCTTCAGGGATGTCGTTTCGTCCGTTCTCGAACATCACCATCGCATAGACCTGCTCGTCAATGTCGCCGGCGTCGGATCCACGGGGCCGTCGGAGGGAATCAGCGAGGCCGAGTGGGATCGCGTGCTGGAAATCAATCTCAAGGGGACGTTCTTCTGTTGCCAAGCCGTAATCCCCGGCATGAAAAAACAAGGCGGCGGCAGCATCGTCAACATCGGTTCCGTCGTCGGCAAGAACGGCGGCAATGCGCGTTGCTGGATCGATCCCGATGAACAGTCGGGGGTATCGAACGCGGCGTACGGCGCCGCAAAAGCGGGCGTGCATCTGCTGACTGCCTACCTGGCCCGCGAACTGGCAGCAAGCCGGATAAGAGTCAACGCCGTTGCGCCCGGGCCCATCGCGACCCCCATGACGACGGTTTTCCCGGAGGCGCTTCGCTCCCTGATCCCGGTGGGAAGAATGGGCCAGCTCGACGACGTGGCAAATGCGGTGCTGTTTCTGGCCGACGGCAGGAATAGCTTCATCACCGGCGAAGTCCTGGATGTCAACGGAGGCATATGGTGTGACTGA
- a CDS encoding aspartate/glutamate racemase family protein: MKIWYQSLTRKDRWQGYNVALQALLDAAKEPDTTIEIHCVEKRGGIGDQFHYLESIEAQEVLENVERAGREGFDAFVIGNIGDPGLREAREIAAFPVFGLCETSVHLAAMMGGNFALVTGNEKHGARIVDNIGRYGLREKLHSVRTMSVERLVDLESGFGNTAAREALVNTFIEAGEAAAAEGAEVIIPSIGVLMVLLSSQGVHALRQGTVPVLNGSAALIKIAESAVKLKKIMGGQWTSRRAHYAQPPLDQLEELRGAYGDVFLTM; the protein is encoded by the coding sequence ATGAAAATCTGGTACCAGAGTTTGACTCGAAAGGATCGCTGGCAGGGCTATAACGTCGCCCTGCAGGCGTTACTCGACGCGGCCAAGGAGCCCGACACGACGATAGAAATCCACTGCGTAGAAAAGCGCGGCGGTATCGGAGACCAATTTCATTACCTTGAGTCCATTGAGGCGCAAGAGGTTCTGGAAAATGTCGAGCGCGCGGGCCGTGAGGGTTTCGATGCCTTCGTGATCGGCAACATCGGCGACCCCGGGCTGCGCGAGGCGCGGGAAATCGCCGCATTTCCCGTTTTCGGCCTTTGCGAGACATCGGTTCATCTGGCCGCGATGATGGGCGGCAACTTCGCCCTGGTGACGGGCAACGAAAAACATGGCGCGCGTATCGTCGACAATATCGGCCGCTATGGCCTGCGCGAGAAGCTGCATAGCGTCCGCACGATGTCGGTGGAGCGGTTGGTCGATCTCGAATCCGGCTTCGGCAATACCGCGGCGCGGGAGGCCCTGGTCAACACATTCATCGAGGCCGGCGAAGCCGCCGCGGCGGAGGGCGCGGAGGTAATCATCCCTTCCATCGGCGTATTGATGGTGCTGCTTTCTTCGCAGGGGGTGCACGCCCTGCGGCAGGGGACCGTGCCCGTGCTAAACGGTTCCGCCGCGCTGATAAAGATTGCGGAAAGCGCCGTCAAGCTCAAGAAAATCATGGGCGGCCAATGGACCAGTCGCCGTGCCCATTATGCACAGCCCCCGCTCGATCAGTTGGAAGAACTGCGCGGCGCCTACGGCGACGTATTCCTGACCATGTGA
- a CDS encoding antibiotic biosynthesis monooxygenase family protein — MYIAMNRFKVAPGAELEFEQLWTNRDTHLKEVPGFVEFHLLRGPKKEDHVLYSSHTVWADQASFEGWTRSEAFRAAHRNAGGGTRSLYLGHPEFEGFEVIQTVK, encoded by the coding sequence ATGTACATCGCCATGAACCGTTTCAAGGTAGCCCCGGGCGCCGAGCTCGAGTTCGAGCAACTGTGGACGAACCGGGATACGCACCTGAAGGAAGTGCCCGGTTTTGTCGAGTTCCATCTGCTGAGAGGCCCGAAGAAGGAGGACCATGTCCTGTATTCGAGCCACACGGTCTGGGCCGACCAGGCCTCCTTCGAAGGCTGGACGCGGTCCGAGGCATTCCGCGCCGCGCATCGCAATGCCGGCGGCGGGACCCGGTCGCTCTATCTCGGTCACCCCGAATTCGAGGGTTTCGAGGTTATCCAGACGGTAAAGTAG
- a CDS encoding cupin domain-containing protein — translation MDNENIVAPEEAVREATKEGPSGAGKGVGAILRRLRMEKGWTLQELARASGVSVGMISQIERDLANPSVRVLTAIRQALGAPVPAVFSEVAPSRAGGESGDPAFVRRASQRPFLELGSVRKELLTSSGHHHLQMMILHIEPGGHSGKTALSYPAEKGGMVLSGELLLKVDGREARLKEGDSFVFDSALAHSFSNPTDKPTQVMWIIGSVQLDRHL, via the coding sequence ATGGATAACGAGAACATCGTGGCGCCCGAGGAAGCCGTCAGGGAGGCCACGAAGGAAGGCCCGTCGGGAGCGGGCAAGGGCGTGGGCGCGATCTTGCGCCGCCTGCGCATGGAGAAGGGTTGGACGCTGCAGGAACTGGCGCGCGCCTCGGGCGTTTCCGTGGGCATGATCAGCCAGATCGAGCGTGACCTGGCCAATCCGTCGGTGCGCGTGCTGACCGCCATCCGGCAAGCCCTCGGCGCGCCCGTGCCCGCCGTGTTCAGCGAAGTGGCGCCCTCGCGCGCAGGCGGGGAATCCGGGGATCCGGCATTCGTGCGGCGGGCGTCGCAGCGGCCTTTCCTGGAACTGGGTTCCGTGCGCAAGGAGCTGCTGACGTCCAGCGGACATCACCATCTGCAGATGATGATCCTGCACATCGAGCCCGGCGGGCATTCCGGCAAGACGGCCTTGAGCTATCCCGCGGAAAAAGGCGGCATGGTGCTGTCCGGCGAGCTGCTGCTCAAGGTCGACGGGCGCGAGGCGCGCTTGAAGGAAGGCGATAGCTTCGTCTTCGACAGCGCGCTGGCGCACAGCTTCAGCAATCCCACGGACAAGCCGACCCAGGTCATGTGGATCATCGGCAGCGTCCAGTTGGACCGCCATCTGTAG